Genomic segment of Malus domestica chromosome 15, GDT2T_hap1:
ATTGTTTGTCGATTTTTGACATCTCACTTTTAAATAGAGATGCAAACTTTTTAGCAGATGCTCGCTTGTATATGACATTAATTCTCTTCAAGTCATTAGAACCTAGCTAAATCAATAAGAAGTTTAATTCCCTTATCAATAGAATATGTGAGATCATCCAAAAAGAACTTTTTAAGGATTAAACATTTGGACcaaaatttatgtaatttttagaaGTGGAAGGGCATGGTTGATAACTTGATATTTACCAAGATGGGGGGCCACGTGATGTGGGGTTCTATTTGAGATGGATTAATTTGGGGCTTGTCCGGAAAATAGTTTTAAACGACTGAAACATTTTTatagacaatatttttggatttcaaaagcaattcaagtattttttcagaattaatttacatttttattaagaatttattttaaaaatattttctttaaaaattatttaaatcattTAAATGCTATTCTCAAGCAAGCTCTTGGACTTTTCACACTTAAAAAAGAGGTGTGAGACTAGAGAAGTGGAGCTTTCACACATTGTGTCCTCACAAATTTGTTTCAAACTCTTGAAGTTGATTTATCAACTTCTTGGAGGGAGGGGGTGTGGTGTTGTGGGCCGTTTGGATATTCGATTTTTAAGGGTTTTGTTGTTATGTATCGAAGCATGGTATGCATTAGGTTTTTAAACTATCAATTTTTTCGAACTCTTtgaccaaataaataaataaataaatccttTGACCCTTTATAATGCAGTGTCTACTATACATCAGAGCAtaataaaattttttatttgttgtggAGCATGGTGTTTGATTTGTCAACATGTTGATCTGGGAAACATCTAATTTGTGTCCATGTGGTGGAGTGTGGTACGAAAGTACGGATATAGGACTTGTTTtgaaacatttatttttattcaaaCTTGAAATTAGTGTTTGGTGAACTTACAAATTAGTGCTCAGCAAACGTCCAATAATTTGCATTATTCATAATGCATTATGCATGTACGTATAATTCATATACGGCTTTTTGGCTTTTCGCTTTCTAAATAACTCGGTTTGTCCAAGTCTCCATCCTGCTAGTTGACAAGAACTTGTTACCAAAAGCACTTAAATGCATTACAAAATTCACTCTTACTTAAGAACAACTAATATAAAACAAGTTTATCAATTGTCGTATTTatctaataatataatattatgtgTTGACAACTTTGCAcatatcattcttttatttaaaacaaaacgTCCAATAACAACAAACTCGTTTTACATAAATTAATCTCCTCTCATACACTCACTTTAATAGCATAGCAAATTTGTTAATTGACTCAGTAGCCTTCCATTAGTACTTCAATATTAAAAGACAATACTTCATGCATTGGCGGATCCATTAAGGGGCAAGTGGGGTTAGCTGACCTCTCAAATTCCGGTGAATCTTTATAAATGACTTGGGTGTTGCTTTTTTGAAGGTTGGAGTTGTCCTTTATACATGACCTCTATGCCTTAAAGAGAAGTTGAcgatcttattatttttttataagaaaaatatcAGCTTGGGCACATTCTTGATATGCATTCAAGTAGTGAATTTTCTCAATTGAAAGAAATTGGTagtcttgcaaaaaaaaaaaggtgaaaacagGGAGGAACATAGCATATAATCATGTATATTTGCTAATTACATTGACTTTGATTCTACTAGTTGCTATTGCTTCAGTGGAGAGAGGATTTTGCTATGAATATTGTGAAAAATCCATTGCGTAAACGAATGAGAGATCAATTTTGAGTGATAGCATAGTGGTTTATAATGAGAGCAATATTTTTTCTTCCATTGATAgcgttttcaaaatatgaaaatgtGTTGTGAAAAATTGTAACTTGTATTGTTATTTGTTCTATAAATAGTGAATGATGAAATtatgatttatttttatgattattaataTATACCTAAAAAAAGTTTACAAACTTTTACATGAGACGCTCCAAATAACTATTTTTGGATCCGCCACCACTGACTTAATGGCAAATTATGAGGTAAAGACTAGGTTGACCCACCACACCTTTTCAAACAAGTGTTAGCTTTTCAATCTTGCAATTGATGAAAAGGATGAAGGCTTAAAAAATCCTTGACTGCTTAAAATCACGTAATTTGCGATTAATAAATAGAGTATTCGTCAACAAAAAACCATGCACGGAGTGAAAAACATGCCCTTGTAGTTGCACAGTcacaacaaaataaataaaaataaaaataaaaaagaaaaaggctaACTTAGCACGAAGTTGAAACGCAGTGTGCCAACCACTGTTAATTATTGatataattatatatcaaaTGATAATGTGAAATATTCAGTTGAGATAAGCAACTTCAATATATATTTGTGGACCACAGTAAAATTGTACATGTGGGATCTAACTGATATAATATACAGTCAATGAAAATTGTTAGTTGTTAATATACTGTAGTATGATTTACATTTCAATTAGACATGTGAAGGCATGTGAGATTTCACAACATCAATAGTTGATACTCAATCACTTACGGAAAAATTCGGCCCATGAAAATGATTAAGGGTAGTGACAAATTAAAACTATAAAAACTCAAGTTGACTAGAACAACGTCTCTACTTCTTACTATGCATTTAACCCTCATATAAGATGTTTAATGGTAAATTACATTATGtcacctctaactataaagataAAAAGGGATAAGAGATTAAAGAACACAAAAGACCATAAATAAAGTAGCATGAATCCGATCCATGATGCGTGGAAATGGAAAGCTCCCCCTGGTATGGCATAGTGTACCAAAATAATAAGCCTATCGAATCGAATGTGCAAACAGCAAAGGCAAAGCCAAGTTGATGAGACTTGAGAGTACGTACACGTGTCAACTCAATAAATGTTCCAACGGTCACTGCCACCGCCACCTGAATCGACCGTTGCTCCATCACGTGCCTCCCCCACCGCCTCATTGACCCCTCTTCACATGCCACTCATCTCTCTGCACCCTCTGCTCTGCTCTGCTGTGTCTGATCTCTCTATCACGTGTAAGAACCTTCCTCTCTCACAGTGCCGTTGATGAATACTAACTAACAGCACATGTACAATTAGGTAGAAAGATTGCTTTCTGTATTCACctttttaataagaaggtagtTACAACAGAGTATATATACTTTGCTAAATAAGCTTAGTGATTAATAACACTAGATTAACACCTAATCATAGTGATTAGTTACAAAATAATTGTAACAGATTTACAGCTGTTAAAAACAGAAAATATCTAATGATGAGATGTCCCTTTACCCTCCCTCAAGCTAAATGGAGGATCTCCGAGAGAAAGCTTGGACTGTAACAACTTGAATTTGGCCTTGGAAAGTGCCTTGGTGTGAATGTCTGCAATTTGATGATGAGTACTAACATGATGAACTTGAATCAAATTTGCTAAAACAAGTTCTCTAATATAATGATAGTTAATTTCCACATGCTTCGTGCGAGCATGAAATACTGGATTAGAAGCCAAAGAGATTGTAGAAACATTCTCACACCAGAGTCTAGGAACCTGTCGAAGAGGAAAGGTGACATCTTTTAAGATTTTGCAAATCCATGTCAGCCCCGCAGCTGTGTGAGCAAGAGATCGACATTCAGCTTTTGTGGACGATCGAGCAACTGTGTGTTGCTTCTTTGCACTCCAACTAATTAAATTTGGGCCGAGATACACACAATAGCCACTTGTTGATCTTGTGTCAAATGTGTATCTAGTCCAATCAGCATCGAAATAGGCTGTGAGTTGTAAGGGAACAGACCTTGAGTACCAGAACCCTTAAGAAATCTCAAAATTCGTTTGATTGCTTGAAGGTGAGGTTCTCTTGGACAATGCAGAAATTGACACACTTAGGTTATAGCAAAAGAGATATATGGTCTTGTCCAAGTAAGGTACTCATTGGGATTGGTAAGTAAGGGACCAGTGTGATCCAACTTAGCTGTTCCAAGTGGAGTAGAACATGGTTTGCAGCCATCCATATTGGTTTTAACAAGTAAATCAAGGGCATACTTGCCTTGAGACAAGAATATGCCTTCTGTGGTTCTGTGAACTTCTAACCCAAGAAAAAAATGGAGAGGTCCCAAATCCTTAACAGGAAATAAAGAGCTCAACTGATGAATAAAGGCTTGAAGGTGAGAAACATTTGGACCAGTCACTAGAACGTCATCTACATACACTAGGACTATAACTAGAGAGGGCTTTGTGTGAACAAATAGAGAGCGGTCTGATTTGGAGTTTGCAAAACCAAGGCAGCTTAGAATATGAAAGAGTTTATCATACCATGCCTTGGGGGCctgtttcaagccataaagaGACTTGTTGAGCTTGCAAACAAAAGATGACCTTGATGGATCAATAAAGCAGAGTGGTTGCTACATGAAAACTTATTCTTTGAGAGTGCCATGAAGGAAGGCATTGCTGATATCTAATTGATTTAGAAACCAGTTGTGTTGAACTGCAAGTGTTAACAAGATTCGAATTGCGACTGGTTTGGCAACAAGACTAAATGTCTCCTGAAAATCAAACCCTTCTTGCTGATGAAACCCTTTAGCCACAAGGAGAGCTTTGTACCTATCAATGGTGCCATCGGATTTTCTCTTAATTCTGAACACCCATTTGCACCCTACAACATTCTGATTCGGAGAGGATGGAACTAGAGCCCAAGTGCTAGTGTTTTGCAAGGTTTGAAACTCTTCAGACATTGCTTGTCTCCAATGCTCATGTTTTGAAGCCTGTGAATAAGTAGTAGGTACAAAACTGCTAGTACCAATTGGATGCTTGGTAGCAGCTAATATCTTGGGTTTAAAAATCCCAGCCTTGGACCTTGTTACCATTGGATGTGTATTTGTAGACACAAGGGTTGGTTGGGAAGCAACAGGTACTGAGGACAAAGGTTCTTGGGATGTAACAGGCACTGTTGATTGAgttgaaattggagaagatgattGCTGTGAAAAATGAGCTAAACTGGATGAGGATGCAATGATATCCAAGACTAAGGGATTAGGCTGAGAGAAACTGGTGTGAGAGACAGGAAATGGAAGAGTAAAAGTTGATGAAGAGTTTGATATAGGTAATGTGGTTGCAGACCCCAATGTGATAGTGTCCTGTGACTATGGTAgacctttgaaatttgaaaggaaaatgaTCCTCATGGAAAATGACATGACTTGAGATGTATAACCGTTGTGTTTGATTGTCTAAGCACATGTAATCCTTGTGTTGCAAACTATAGCTAAGAAAGACAAAATGTGTACTCTTGCCATCAAGCTTTAAAGAGACATATGGTTTGAGCCAGGGATAACAACTGCAACCAAAAGTCTTAAGCTTGGaataatttggagcctttttgaATAGTGATTCCCAAGGAGATTTGTCTAGAGTAGATAAAGGTAATTGATTAATAAGATACAAAGCTATGCTGAAGGCTTCAACCCAGTATTTGTGAGGCATACCTGAAGTTAGTAGGAGAGTTCTAGCAATTTATGTGAGATGTCTATGTTTACACTCAACACACCCATTTTGCTCGAAAGTGTGAGGGCAACTATATTGATGACAAATACCATGATTAACAAGAAAAGAATTAAACGCAGAACTAGTGAATTCACCCCCCAAGTCTGATCGGAAATTTTTTATTCTATtgccaaccaaatttgcaacaTATGCTTTAAAACTAACAAACATAGAAAAAAAACTTCAGATTTTGCCTTCAATGGAAACAACCATGTGTATTTAGTGAACTCATCGACAAATAGAACATAATACTTGTAACCACTGACAGATAAAACTGGGGCTGAGCCCCAAACATCACAATGAATCAACTCAAGATTGGCAAAGACACTACTAGTACTAGAGGAAAAAGGTAACTTGTGATTTCTACCAATAGCACAATTGTGCAAAAGAAGTTGacggacttgccaccactgtgaaCAAGTTGAGCTTTATTTAAAATCTTCTTGAACATTGCTATAGAGGGATGCCCAAGCCTCCGATGCCATATCTGAAGTGAAGCTTTAGTACTTAGAAAAGCTGATGGTGTAGATGATGAGGGAATGCCTTGGAAAGGATAGAAACCTTTTCTAACTGGTTATTGAAAAATCATCATCCCTGTAGAGCTATCCTTGATTGTAGAGCCATCAGAATCAAGGGTTAATGCACAAGAGTTATCTTTTAAAAACTGATAGGCAGCGATAAGATTGAATTTCATCTTGGGAACATGAAGAACATTGTTCAATCAAAATGTAGCAGATGATGTTTTAAGCATAGAAGTGCCAGAGTGATG
This window contains:
- the LOC139191804 gene encoding uncharacterized mitochondrial protein AtMg00820-like, yielding MVTRSKAGIFKPKILAATKHPIGTSSFVPTTYSQASKHEHWRQAMSEEFQTLQNTSTWALVPSSPNQNVVGCKWVFRIKRKSDGTIDRYKALLVAKGFHQQEGFDFQETFSLVAKPVAIRILLTLAVQHNWFLNQLDISNAFLHGTLKE